Within the Thermanaeromonas toyohensis ToBE genome, the region TGGAGGTGGCCATGTTGCGGGTTGGAATAACCCTAGAATGTACCGAGTGTAAGCGCCGTAACTATACCACAACCAAGAATAAACGCAACGATCCGGACCGGCTGGAACTAAGGAAATATTGTCCCTATTGCGGCAGGCATACAGTGCATAAAGAGACTAAATAAGGCAAGTTAAGTAAGGTGTGAGGACCATGGCTACCAAGTCAGTGGCCAAGCCGGCCAGCGAGAAGGCCAGGCCGGGAGAAAGGTTAGTTAAGTTTTTTAGGGGTTCCTGGGCGGAGCTTAAGAGGGTCCACTGGCCTACCCGGCGCGAGCTTGTAGTCTACACAGGAGTTGTTCTTTTGACTGTTTTTCTAGTAGGCATTTTACTTTGGATTATAGATTCCATTTACAGCTTCGTGTTTAAACTTATTTTATAGAGGGATAATTTTATGGAAAAGGCCTGGTACGTTATCCACACCTATTCCGGTTACGAAAACAAAGTTAAAGCTAATTTGGAAAAGCGTATAGAATCCATGAACATGGGCGACAAGATCTTCCGTATCGTAGTCCCTATGGAAGATGAAATCCAGGTAAAGGACGGGAAGCGGAAGATCGTTAAACGCCGTATCTACCCGGGGTATATATTAGTGGAAATGATATTGACGGATGCTTCTTGGTACGTAGTCCGGAACACCCCAGGGGTTACGGGTTTTGTAGGCGCTGGTAACAAGCCCATCCCTTTACGGGAGGAAGAGGTAAAGCAGATCCTTGAACGTACAGGCCTGGAGACACCGCGGCCGCGTATAGATGTAAGCGTGGGGGAGAATGTTAGGGTTACTAGTGGGCCTTTTGAGAATTTTATTGGTACGGTAGAAGAGGTCTATCCCGAAAAAGGGAAGCTTAAAGTTCTGGTCTCCATGTTCGGCCGGGAGACACCTATAGAGTTAGAGTTTACCCAGATAGAGAAACTGGATTAAAAGGATTTAAAGAGAGACAGGTAGGGGAAGGGCTTCGGATAAAGGAGGTGTAATTTATGGCCAAGAAGGTTATGGCGGTGGTTAAACTGCAGGTTCCGGCCGGTAAGGCCACCCCGGCTCCCCCCGTTGGTCCAGCCCTCGGCCAGCACGGGGTTAATATAATGGCCTTTGTAAAGGAGTTTAACGAGCGGACAGCTTCCCAGGCGGGATTGATAATTCCTGTGGAAATTACTATCTATGAGGACCGCTCCTTTACCTTCGTTACTAAAACCCCGCCGGCGTCTGTCCTTTTAAAGAAGGCCCTGGGGATTGAAACGGCTTCCGGGGAACCTAACCGCAAAAAGGTGGGTAAGGTATCCCGGGCTACTATCCGGGAGATAGCTGAGCTCAAGATGAAGGATCTTAATGCTAACGATATTGAAGCGGCCATGCGTATGATCGAGGGTACGGCCCGCAGCATGGGTATAGAGGTAGAAGGATGACTCTAAAAGTAAAGGGTTGCGGCAGGGACAGCCCTGCGTTTTAGGGTGGGAGGAGTATATCCGCTAGTACCACAAGGAGGAGATTCTATGCCTAAGCACGGGAAGAAATACCTAGAAGCCAAGAAATTGGTGGATCGTGGGCGCTTATATGAGCCCGCGGAAGCCATAAGCCTGGTTAAAAAGACAGCCACGGCCAAGTTCGATGAGACTGTAGAGGTAGCGCTACGCTTAGGGGTTGACCCGCGCCATGCTGACCAGCAGGTACGAGGTAGCGTAGTGTTGCCCCATGGTACCGGTAAAACGAGGCGGGTTTTGGTTTTTGCTAAAGGCGATAAGGCCAAGGAGGCCGAGGAAGCAGGAGCCGATATAGTAGGAGCCGAAGAATTGGTGGAGAAGATCCAAGATGGCTGGCTGGACTTTGATGTGGCTATAGCCACGCCGGATATGATGGGAGTGGTGGGTAAACTGGGCAGGATTTTAGGCCCTAGGGGCTTGATGCCCAACCCCAAGGCTGGTACAGTGACCATGGATGTAGCCCGGGCGGTTAAAGAAGTCAAGGCCGGTAAAATTGAATTCCGGGTGGATAAGGCGGGTATTATCCACGCTCCCATCGGAAAGGTAAGCTTTGACGAGGAAAAGTTGCGGGAAAATTTCCGGGCCCTGGTAGAGGCCGTGGTAAAGGCTAAGCCGCCTGCTGCTAAGGGCCAGTATATAAAGAGCATAAGCTTGTCCTGCACCATGGGTCCAGGTATTAAGGTGAACCCGGTTAAAGCCCTGGGCCGCCAGTAGCTTTATAACGTAGCCTATAATCATTACAAGCAAGCAACCGTAGACAGCAGGTGCTCCCTAAGGGAGCTTAAACAGGCCTGCCGAGGTTGGTAGTAGCCCTTAAAAACACTAAGGGAGGAGTGCCCCTGCTGTCGTGGCAGGGGCTTTCTATTTTATAAGGATAAAGGAGGTGAGGCCTTGAGTAAACAGCGGGAAGCCAAAGCCCTGGTGGTACAAGAAATCAAAAATAAGTTAGGGCAGTCCATAGTTTCCATTCTAGTGGACTATCGCGGTCTCAATGTAGCTGAGATGACCGGATTGCGGCGGCAGCTTCGGGCCGCTGGAGTGGAATTTAAAGTAGTAAAAAACACCCTAACACGTATTGCTTCCCGGGAATTAGGGCTTACTGAGTTGGAGCCCTATCTGGAAGGCCCTACGGCCATAGCCTTTAGTTCCCAGGATCCAGTAGCTCCAGCTAAAATACTTTCCAATATGGCTAAAACAAATGAACACTTAAAGCTTAAAGCTGGAGTGCTACAGGGTAAAGTTATCGGCCTGGACCAGATTAAAGCCTTGGCTGAGCTTCCACCCCGGGAAGAGCTTCTGGGTAAAGTGGTGGGCTCCTTACAAGCCCCCTTGTATGGGTTGGTTGGTGTGCTATCTGGACCTATCCGGAAGCTAGTTTATGCCTTGGAGGCTATCCGTAAGCAGCGGGAGGCCGCGGCTAATACTTAAGTTTACTTGGACCTTCCCCTTAAAGATTTACTAGCCAAATTAACTTTAATTCTTAAGGAGGAGTTTTCTATGAGCAAGGTAGCAGAGATAATCGAAGCCGTCAAAGGGATGACGGTTCTAGAGCTTGCCGAGTTAGTTAAAGCTTTGGAGGAGGAATTCGGTGTAACTGCCGCTGCTCCAGTAGCTATGCCGGTAGCACCGGGTGCTGCTCCGCAAGTTGCCGAGGCACCGGTTGAGGAGCAGACTGAATTTGATGTAATCCTTAAATCCGCTGGGGACAAAAAGATTAACGTTATCAAAGTAGTACGTGAGCTAACAGGGCTTGGTCTTAAAGAGGCCAAAGATTTAGTAGACGGGGCTCCCAAACCGGTGAAAGAGAAGGTCAGTAAGGAAGAAGCTGAGCGTATTAAAGCTAAGCTTGAAGAAGCAGGGGCTACAGTAGAGATAAAGTAGGCTTTAATTTTTTAGGAAATAGATTTTTAAAAGCTGGGACCGATCTTAGGAAAAGGGAGAGGTCCCAGCTTTGTATATAGGTCTTGACAGGTTTTTAACCTTATGCTAGCATTTTAAAATGCCATTATTTTAGGGTCCTGTTAGGATTAAATTTTTCCTCATAGGGCAATAATTAGTTAAGTAAGGTGGCCTTTAAAAGAAGCGAGGTCTTGATACCTTGCTTTTGTAGTTTCTTTTGAGGGGGACCGGGCTATGCCTTTTCCCATCAAAGTTGGCAAGAGAGAACGGTGGAGCTATGCTAACATTAAAGAAGTTTTAGATCTGCCTAACCTGATAGAGATCCAACGCAGGTCTTACCAGTGGTTTATTGAAGAAGGGATACGGGAGACTTTCCAGGAGATTTCCCCCATTCAGGATTTTACAGGTAATTTAATCCTCGAATTCGGGGAGCATTCCCTCGGCGAGCCCAAGTACACAGTAGAAGAATGTAAAGAGCGGGATATGACCTATGCAGCCCCTCTCCGGGTTAAAGTGCGCCTCATCAACAAGGAGACGGGGGAGGTCAAGGAACAGGAGGTTTTTATGGGGGATCTGCCCCTGATGACACCTAAAGGTACCTTCGTCATCAATGGGGCCGAAAGAGTTATTGTCAGCCAGCTTGTGCGTTCTCCTGGAGTTTATTATTCAGAAGCCGTAGACCCTTCAGGAGCCAAAATGTACACCGCCACCCTTATTCCTAACCGCGGGGCCTGGTTAGAGCTAGAGACGGATAATACAGGGAGCATTTACGTCCGTGTAGACCGTACCCGCAAGATACCTGTTACTGTTCTTCTTAAGGCCCTGGGATATAACACTAAGGCTAGGATTTTAGAGCTTTTCGATTACGATGTCCGTATCCAAACCACTCTGGAAAAGGATACTACAGATTCCGAAGAAGAAGCTCTGGTAGAGATTTATAAGCGCTTACGCCCCGGTGAACCACCTACTGTAGAGAGCGCCCGGAACCTCCTAGAATCCCTCTTTTTTGATCCTAAGCGGTATGATCTAGGCCAGGTAGGACGCTACAAACTTCATAAAAAGCTTAATCATGGCGTGCTCACGCAAGAAGTTAACGGCCGCCAGGAATACATCCGCTGCCTCACTAAAGAGGACATAGTGCATATTATTAAATACCTACTTCGCCTGATGGACGGCCAGGTGAAACCTGATGATATAGACCATCTAGGTAACCGCCGGGTTCGCTCTGTAGGGGAATTGTTGCAGAATCAATTTCGCATTGGGCTTGCCCGTATGGAGCGCGTAGTACGGGAGCGTATGACTATCCAGGACGTAGAGGCTATCACTCCCCAGGTATTAATAAATATACAGCCGGTAGTAGCGGCTGTAAAGGAATTTTTCGGGTCTAGCCAGCTATCCCAGTTTATGGATCAGACCAACCCCCTGTCAGAGCTTACCCATAAGCGCCGGCTTTCTGCCTTAGGTCCTGGGGGTTTAAGCCGGGAGCGGGCAGGTTTTGAGGTGCGCGATGTGCATACCTCCCACTACGGCCGGATGTGCCCTATCGAAACCCCGGAAGGTCCTAACATCGGGCTTATCGGTTCTTTGAGCACCTATGCCCGGGTGAACGAATTTGGTTTTATTGAGACCCCTTATCGTAAGGTAGATAAGGAGCGGGGTGTGGTCACTGATGAGGTGGTATATCTAGCCGCTGACGAAGAGGACCAGTACGTTATCGCCCAAGCTAATACGCCGGTGGATGAAGAAGGACGTTTCTTGGTGCCTAGGGTGACTGCCCGGTACCGGGGTGAGATTGTAGTGGTACCGGCTGAGCGGGTGGACCTCATGGATGTTTCACCTAAGCAGATGGTCAGCGTGGCCGCCTCCCTTATCCCCTTCCTGGAGCACGACGATGCTAACCGGGCCCTCATGGGGGCCAACATGCAGCGCCAGGCTGTACCCTTGATACGCACGGAAGCCCCCCTAGTGGGTACTGGTATGGAATGGCGAGCAGCGCGGGATTCTGGTGTAGTTGTGCTGGCTAGGAATCCCGGTGTTGTGGAACGGGTTACTTCCCAGGAAATTGTTATACGTAAGGACGATGGGACCACCGACGTATATAAGCTTCAGAAATTTGTCCGTTCTAACCAGGGGACGTGTATTAATCAGAAGCCCATTGTCCGCAAGGGCCAGAGGGTGGAAGCGGGGGAGGTTATCGCTGATGGCCCCTCTACCGACCAGGGAGAACTGGCTTTGGGTCGTAATGTCTTAGTAGCTTTTATGAGCTGGGAAGGTTATAATTACGAGGATGCCATCCTCATAAGCGAGCGCTTGGTCAAGGAGGATATTTTTACTTCCATTCATATAGAGGAATATGAATGCGAGGCCCGGGATACCAAACTGGGGCCCGAAGAAATAACCCGGGATATCCCCAACGTGGGCGAGGATGTACTAAAGGATCTAGATGAGCGGGGGATCATCCGTATCGGAGCAGAGGTGCGACCCGGGGATATTCTAGTAGGCAAGGTGACTCCTAAAGGAGAGACGGAGCTAACTGCTGAAGAGAGGCTGCTCAGGGCCATCTTTGGTGAGAAGGCCCGGGAGGTACGGGATACTTCCCTGCGGGTTCCCCATGGCGAATCTGGGAAGGTAGTGGATGTTAAGGTATTTTCCCGGGAGAACGGGGATGAACTCGCGCCTGGGGTAAATAAACTAGTGCGGGTATATGTAGCCCAGAAACGTAAGATCTCTGTAGGGGACAAAATGGCCGGCCGCCACGGTAACAAGGGTGTAATCTCCCGTATCTTGCCCGAGGAAGACATGCCCTTCTTGCCTGATGGTACGCCGGTGGATATAGTGCTTAATCCCTTGGGTGTACCTTCCCGCAT harbors:
- the rpmG gene encoding 50S ribosomal protein L33, whose product is MRVGITLECTECKRRNYTTTKNKRNDPDRLELRKYCPYCGRHTVHKETK
- the secE gene encoding preprotein translocase subunit SecE, which gives rise to MATKSVAKPASEKARPGERLVKFFRGSWAELKRVHWPTRRELVVYTGVVLLTVFLVGILLWIIDSIYSFVFKLIL
- the nusG gene encoding transcription termination/antitermination protein NusG, which codes for MEKAWYVIHTYSGYENKVKANLEKRIESMNMGDKIFRIVVPMEDEIQVKDGKRKIVKRRIYPGYILVEMILTDASWYVVRNTPGVTGFVGAGNKPIPLREEEVKQILERTGLETPRPRIDVSVGENVRVTSGPFENFIGTVEEVYPEKGKLKVLVSMFGRETPIELEFTQIEKLD
- the rplK gene encoding 50S ribosomal protein L11 — translated: MAKKVMAVVKLQVPAGKATPAPPVGPALGQHGVNIMAFVKEFNERTASQAGLIIPVEITIYEDRSFTFVTKTPPASVLLKKALGIETASGEPNRKKVGKVSRATIREIAELKMKDLNANDIEAAMRMIEGTARSMGIEVEG
- the rplA gene encoding 50S ribosomal protein L1, with translation MPKHGKKYLEAKKLVDRGRLYEPAEAISLVKKTATAKFDETVEVALRLGVDPRHADQQVRGSVVLPHGTGKTRRVLVFAKGDKAKEAEEAGADIVGAEELVEKIQDGWLDFDVAIATPDMMGVVGKLGRILGPRGLMPNPKAGTVTMDVARAVKEVKAGKIEFRVDKAGIIHAPIGKVSFDEEKLRENFRALVEAVVKAKPPAAKGQYIKSISLSCTMGPGIKVNPVKALGRQ
- the rplJ gene encoding 50S ribosomal protein L10: MSKQREAKALVVQEIKNKLGQSIVSILVDYRGLNVAEMTGLRRQLRAAGVEFKVVKNTLTRIASRELGLTELEPYLEGPTAIAFSSQDPVAPAKILSNMAKTNEHLKLKAGVLQGKVIGLDQIKALAELPPREELLGKVVGSLQAPLYGLVGVLSGPIRKLVYALEAIRKQREAAANT
- the rplL gene encoding 50S ribosomal protein L7/L12 translates to MSKVAEIIEAVKGMTVLELAELVKALEEEFGVTAAAPVAMPVAPGAAPQVAEAPVEEQTEFDVILKSAGDKKINVIKVVRELTGLGLKEAKDLVDGAPKPVKEKVSKEEAERIKAKLEEAGATVEIK
- the rpoB gene encoding DNA-directed RNA polymerase subunit beta; the encoded protein is MPFPIKVGKRERWSYANIKEVLDLPNLIEIQRRSYQWFIEEGIRETFQEISPIQDFTGNLILEFGEHSLGEPKYTVEECKERDMTYAAPLRVKVRLINKETGEVKEQEVFMGDLPLMTPKGTFVINGAERVIVSQLVRSPGVYYSEAVDPSGAKMYTATLIPNRGAWLELETDNTGSIYVRVDRTRKIPVTVLLKALGYNTKARILELFDYDVRIQTTLEKDTTDSEEEALVEIYKRLRPGEPPTVESARNLLESLFFDPKRYDLGQVGRYKLHKKLNHGVLTQEVNGRQEYIRCLTKEDIVHIIKYLLRLMDGQVKPDDIDHLGNRRVRSVGELLQNQFRIGLARMERVVRERMTIQDVEAITPQVLINIQPVVAAVKEFFGSSQLSQFMDQTNPLSELTHKRRLSALGPGGLSRERAGFEVRDVHTSHYGRMCPIETPEGPNIGLIGSLSTYARVNEFGFIETPYRKVDKERGVVTDEVVYLAADEEDQYVIAQANTPVDEEGRFLVPRVTARYRGEIVVVPAERVDLMDVSPKQMVSVAASLIPFLEHDDANRALMGANMQRQAVPLIRTEAPLVGTGMEWRAARDSGVVVLARNPGVVERVTSQEIVIRKDDGTTDVYKLQKFVRSNQGTCINQKPIVRKGQRVEAGEVIADGPSTDQGELALGRNVLVAFMSWEGYNYEDAILISERLVKEDIFTSIHIEEYECEARDTKLGPEEITRDIPNVGEDVLKDLDERGIIRIGAEVRPGDILVGKVTPKGETELTAEERLLRAIFGEKAREVRDTSLRVPHGESGKVVDVKVFSRENGDELAPGVNKLVRVYVAQKRKISVGDKMAGRHGNKGVISRILPEEDMPFLPDGTPVDIVLNPLGVPSRMNLGQILETHLGWAAKTLGIHIACPVFDGADEEEIKEALRRAGLPEDGKTILYDGRTGEPFDRPITVGYMYMLKLAHLVDDKIHARSTGPYSLVTQQPLGGKAQFGGQRFGEMEVWALEAYGAAYTLQEILTVKSDDVVGRVKTYEAIVKGENVPEPGVPESFKVLIKELQSLGLDVKVLSEENQEIEIKDEDEDITEAGKDLGLELHPEEKTLRAVRPKGEAEETFEDKEEEAEEELDLDELEGELPSLEEGEEEWAKIVPDGDLDELEEEE